In the Pseudothauera hydrothermalis genome, one interval contains:
- a CDS encoding MacB family efflux pump subunit translates to MKAETALAGLPAEAAAVPLIELSGVTRSFQSGEITVQVLHGIDLTVYPGEFVAIVGASGSGKSTLMNILGCLDRPSGGHYRFMGRDVSALGRDELARLRREEFGFVFQSYNLIGSATALENVEVPAVYAGMPPAERHARAARLLTELGLGERLDHRPSQLSGGQQQRVSIARALMNGGRIILADEPTGALDSKSGAEVMRLLGELSAAGHTIILITHAREVAEAADRIIEIRDGRILSDPGPRPPARVAPDFTPHADRSSPLTDLVEAARTAVRALRANVFRTVLTLLGIVIGVASVITMLAIGDGAKRAVVDSISAMGSNLLMVRPGAPNMRGRGGIVTLVPEDAEAIRELPNVLAVAPERSTTVTVRRADFDHRTEVVGTSADYIVARTWPLARGTFFTLEDEARYAPVAVIGQTVANALFPEGVELGGFILINNIPFQVIGLMSPKGATAWGQDQDDAIFVPYTTAALRLIGQRDLRNITVAVDKVEQIDRTQEAVHALLLARHGIEDFQIRNMASLIDSVSATQNTMTILLGSIAAISLLVGGIGVMNIMLVSVTERTREIGIRMATGARMRNILQQFLVEALAVSALGGLLGVAAGLGVAAIVEASGTPVQYALAPVLLAFGCAFATGLIFGFLPARKAARLDPVVALASE, encoded by the coding sequence ATGAAAGCAGAAACCGCGTTGGCCGGACTGCCTGCCGAAGCTGCGGCCGTGCCGTTGATCGAGTTGTCCGGGGTGACCCGCAGTTTTCAAAGCGGCGAGATTACGGTGCAGGTCTTGCACGGCATCGATCTCACCGTCTATCCCGGTGAATTCGTAGCCATTGTTGGCGCTTCGGGCTCGGGTAAGTCGACTTTGATGAACATCCTTGGCTGCCTGGATCGTCCCAGCGGCGGCCACTACCGTTTCATGGGCCGCGATGTGTCGGCGCTGGGTCGCGACGAACTGGCCCGTCTGCGGCGTGAGGAGTTCGGCTTCGTCTTCCAGAGCTACAACCTGATCGGCAGCGCCACCGCGCTGGAGAACGTCGAAGTGCCGGCGGTCTATGCGGGCATGCCGCCGGCCGAGCGCCATGCGCGGGCCGCCCGACTACTCACCGAACTGGGCTTGGGTGAGCGCCTGGACCACCGCCCCAGCCAGCTCTCCGGCGGCCAGCAGCAGCGGGTGTCGATTGCCCGCGCGCTGATGAACGGCGGACGCATCATTTTGGCCGATGAACCGACCGGCGCGCTCGACAGCAAGAGCGGTGCCGAAGTGATGCGGCTGCTCGGCGAGCTGTCGGCAGCCGGACATACCATCATTTTGATCACGCATGCCCGTGAAGTCGCCGAGGCGGCCGATCGGATCATCGAGATCCGCGATGGCCGCATTCTGTCCGACCCCGGCCCGCGCCCGCCGGCGCGCGTCGCGCCCGACTTCACGCCGCATGCAGACCGCAGCTCGCCGCTTACCGATCTGGTGGAGGCCGCCCGCACCGCGGTGCGCGCTTTGCGCGCCAACGTTTTTCGCACCGTGCTGACTTTGCTGGGCATCGTCATCGGGGTCGCGTCGGTGATCACCATGCTGGCCATCGGCGACGGCGCCAAGCGCGCGGTGGTCGATAGCATCAGCGCCATGGGCAGCAATTTGCTGATGGTACGTCCCGGTGCGCCCAACATGCGCGGGCGCGGCGGCATCGTCACCCTGGTGCCCGAAGACGCCGAGGCGATCCGCGAGCTGCCCAATGTGCTGGCGGTCGCCCCCGAGCGCAGCACGACCGTCACCGTACGTCGCGCCGACTTCGATCATCGCACCGAGGTGGTTGGCACCTCCGCCGATTACATCGTTGCACGCACCTGGCCGTTAGCCCGCGGCACCTTCTTCACCCTGGAAGACGAGGCACGCTATGCGCCGGTGGCAGTCATCGGCCAGACCGTGGCCAATGCGCTTTTCCCGGAGGGCGTTGAGCTGGGCGGCTTCATCCTGATCAACAACATCCCCTTTCAGGTGATCGGACTGATGTCGCCCAAAGGCGCCACCGCCTGGGGGCAGGACCAGGACGACGCCATTTTCGTCCCCTACACCACGGCCGCATTGCGGCTGATCGGGCAGCGGGATCTGCGCAACATCACCGTTGCGGTCGACAAGGTGGAGCAGATCGATCGCACCCAGGAGGCGGTTCATGCGCTGCTACTGGCCCGCCACGGCATCGAGGATTTCCAGATCCGCAACATGGCCTCGCTGATCGACAGCGTGTCGGCCACGCAAAACACCATGACCATCCTGCTCGGCTCGATTGCGGCGATCTCGCTGTTGGTCGGCGGTATTGGGGTGATGAACATCATGCTGGTGTCAGTCACCGAGCGCACCCGCGAGATCGGCATCCGCATGGCCACCGGCGCACGGATGAGAAACATCCTGCAGCAGTTCTTGGTCGAGGCGCTGGCGGTGTCTGCGCTCGGCGGGCTGCTGGGCGTGGCCGCCGGGCTGGGCGTGGCGGCCATCGTGGAAGCGTCGGGCACCCCTGTTCAGTATGCGCTCGCCCCGGTGCTGCTGGCCTTTGGCTGCGCCTTTGCCACCGGCCTGATTTTCGGTTTCCTGCCGGCGCGCAAGGCCGCGCGGCTGGACCCGGTGGTCGCCCTTGCTTCGGAGTGA